In one window of Candidatus Thermoplasmatota archaeon DNA:
- a CDS encoding endonuclease/exonuclease/phosphatase family protein, whose product MSSIALRAMTFNLRRRRWSDGEHQWGRRREAAAGVIRRWRPDVIGTQEGLGDQMADLLAASEGYAMVGEGRLGGAEDEFNAILYREERFDVLDRGNFWLSETPDVPGSMSWGNYCPRMVTWARFADRESGERFSVYNTHLDHASPGARRKSAALLHARMPRADEPVVLTGDFNSLPKSRVYRILERAGFVDALRLAEERKPERWGATFHHWTGRGLYRIDYIFLKQVIRVPRLVTVKEREAGMLPSDHFPVFADVELAPAS is encoded by the coding sequence ATGTCATCGATCGCCCTCCGGGCCATGACGTTCAACCTCCGTCGCCGCCGCTGGAGCGACGGGGAACACCAATGGGGTCGGCGCCGCGAAGCCGCGGCGGGCGTCATCCGGCGTTGGCGCCCCGACGTCATCGGGACCCAGGAGGGCCTGGGCGACCAGATGGCCGATCTCCTCGCGGCGAGCGAGGGGTACGCGATGGTCGGCGAGGGCCGCCTCGGCGGCGCCGAGGACGAGTTCAACGCCATCCTCTACCGCGAGGAGCGCTTCGACGTGCTCGACCGCGGCAACTTCTGGCTCTCCGAGACCCCCGACGTCCCCGGATCGATGTCGTGGGGCAACTACTGCCCGCGCATGGTGACGTGGGCGCGCTTCGCGGACCGCGAATCCGGAGAACGCTTCTCGGTCTACAACACGCACCTCGACCACGCGAGCCCCGGCGCGCGACGCAAGTCCGCGGCGCTGCTCCACGCCCGCATGCCGCGCGCCGACGAGCCCGTCGTGCTCACGGGCGACTTCAATTCGCTTCCGAAGAGCCGCGTGTACCGCATCCTCGAGCGCGCGGGCTTCGTCGACGCCCTCCGTCTCGCGGAGGAGCGCAAGCCCGAGCGCTGGGGCGCGACCTTCCACCACTGGACAGGCCGCGGCCTCTACCGCATCGACTACATCTTCCTGAAGCAGGTCATCCGCGTCCCGCGCCTCGTGACGGTCAAGGAGCGGGAAGCGGGCATGCTTCCGAGCGACCACTTCCCCGTCTTCGCGGACGTGGAGCTCGCGCCGGCGTCGTGA
- a CDS encoding reverse transcriptase-like protein codes for MTFPFCPLPDEKEDFPLPAPGHSVVVYADGSADRGIEARYAFVVMSHEGGVLHEERGRAARERGATNNVAEYVAVLKALKFLKSHGLSGILYTDSLNVKRCVTGEWICRPGILLPLCRKAQTLLGETGSTLEWIPRSLNRHADALTKSKMR; via the coding sequence ATGACCTTCCCGTTCTGCCCGCTGCCCGACGAGAAGGAAGACTTCCCGCTGCCCGCGCCCGGGCACTCCGTCGTCGTGTACGCGGACGGCTCCGCCGACCGCGGCATCGAGGCGCGCTACGCGTTCGTCGTGATGAGCCACGAGGGCGGCGTCCTCCACGAGGAGCGGGGCCGCGCCGCGCGCGAGCGGGGCGCGACGAACAACGTGGCCGAGTACGTCGCCGTGCTCAAGGCGCTCAAGTTCCTGAAGTCGCACGGCCTCTCCGGGATCCTCTACACAGATTCCCTGAACGTGAAGCGGTGCGTGACCGGGGAGTGGATCTGCAGGCCCGGCATCCTGCTGCCCCTCTGCCGCAAGGCCCAGACGCTCCTCGGCGAGACCGGAAGCACCCTCGAGTGGATCCCCCGGTCCCTGAATCGTCATGCGGACGCCCTCACGAAGTCCAAGATGCGCTGA
- a CDS encoding zinc metalloprotease HtpX — MASTWRTLGLFAALTALFMAVGFVVGAYFANAPLLGSVVFLVIAAAINFVSYFWSDRIVLWSTGAKLVTPEQAPRLHGIVRSLSQKSGLPMPRVAIIPTDQPNAFATGRNPQNAVVAATAGLLKMMDDDAVEAVMAHEMAHVRNRDVLVMSAAATVAGAITFAARAFFWSALFGGSRDGEGGGNIFGMILLAILAPLAAIMVQLAISRSREFMADRGAAEITGRPLELARALRMLETGASRIPMQTGSPSQSHLYIVNPFRAGFVSGLFRTHPHTEERIARLEKLAGMR, encoded by the coding sequence ATGGCTTCCACCTGGCGCACCCTCGGGCTCTTCGCCGCCCTCACGGCGCTTTTCATGGCCGTGGGCTTCGTCGTGGGCGCGTACTTCGCGAACGCCCCGCTCCTCGGGAGCGTGGTCTTCCTCGTCATCGCCGCGGCGATCAACTTCGTCTCCTACTTCTGGTCGGACCGCATCGTCCTCTGGTCCACGGGCGCGAAGCTCGTGACCCCCGAGCAGGCGCCGCGCCTCCACGGCATCGTCCGGAGCCTTTCCCAGAAGTCGGGGCTTCCGATGCCGCGCGTCGCGATCATCCCCACGGACCAGCCGAACGCGTTCGCGACGGGCCGCAACCCGCAGAACGCGGTCGTCGCGGCGACCGCGGGCCTCCTCAAGATGATGGACGACGACGCGGTCGAGGCCGTGATGGCCCACGAGATGGCCCACGTCCGCAACCGCGACGTCCTCGTCATGAGCGCCGCGGCGACGGTCGCCGGCGCGATCACCTTCGCGGCCCGCGCCTTCTTCTGGAGCGCGCTCTTCGGCGGCTCGCGCGACGGCGAGGGCGGCGGCAACATCTTCGGCATGATCCTCCTTGCGATCCTCGCCCCGCTGGCCGCCATCATGGTGCAGCTTGCGATCAGCAGGAGCCGCGAGTTCATGGCGGACCGCGGCGCCGCGGAGATCACGGGCCGCCCGCTCGAGCTTGCCCGCGCCCTCCGCATGCTCGAGACCGGAGCCTCGCGCATCCCGATGCAGACGGGCTCGCCCTCGCAGTCCCACCTCTACATCGTGAATCCGTTCCGCGCGGGGTTCGTCTCGGGCCTCTTCCGCACGCACCCGCACACCGAGGAGCGCATCGCGCGCCTCGAGAAGCTCGCGGGCATGCGCTGA